The following coding sequences lie in one Phragmites australis chromosome 8, lpPhrAust1.1, whole genome shotgun sequence genomic window:
- the LOC133927010 gene encoding protein transport protein SFT2-like, which produces MQAWFSSGSGPSSSSAAASPQPSLLAEWNSYAAARSAEDDAGEGFGIDIEAAVRSANDRVAGTFGAVSKGVRGLPGSFKSTTSSVPSGKSLMYFGLFLASGIFLVFIAFTIFLPVMVIMPQKFAICFTVGCAFIIGSFFALKGPKNQLYHMISKERLPFTVGFVSSMVATIYVSMVLHSYILSVFFSALQVLALAYYAISYFPGGSAGMKFLSSTLMSSVLRCFGR; this is translated from the exons ATGCAGGCGTGGTTCTCCTCCGGTTCTGGGCCCTCgtcctcctcggcggcggcgtcccCCCAGCCGTCGCTGCTCGCGGAGTGGAACTCCTACGCCGCCGCCCGCTCTGCCGAGGATGACGCcggcgaaggctttgggatcGACATCGAGGCCGCCGTCCGCTCCGCCAACGACCGCGTTGCCGGCACCTTCGGCGC GGTCTCGAAAGGTGTTAGAGGATTGCCTGGCAGCTTTAAGTCCACAACAAGCAGTGTTCCATCCGGCAAATCTCTCATGTACTTTGGTCTATTTCTTGCTAGTGGCATATTCCTAGTCTTCATCGCGTTCACAATATTTCTGCCAGTCATGGTTATAATGCCTCAAAAGTTTGCAATCTGTTTCACGGTGGGATGTGCCTTCATAATCGGATCATTCTTTGCACTTAAAGGGCCTAAGAATCAGCTCTATCATATGATTTCCAAAGAG AGATTACCTTTCACTGTGGGATTTGTCAGCAGCATGGTAGCTACCATCTATGTGTCAATGGTGCTTCATAGCTACATACTTTCTGTTTTCTTCTCCGCGCTTCAG GTCCTTGCTCTAGCATATTATGCTATCTCATACTTCCCTGGTGGATCTGCTGGAATGAAGTTTCTATCATCCACACTTATGTCCTCGGTGCTGAGATGCTTCGGCCGATGA
- the LOC133927009 gene encoding fructose-bisphosphate aldolase 5, cytosolic-like, protein MSAFVGKYADELIKTAKYIATPSKGILAADESTGTIGKRLSSINVENVESNRQALRELLFTAPGAFEYLSGVILFEETLYQKTSNGKPFVDLLNAGGVVPGIKVDKGTVEIAGTNGETTTQGLDSLGARCAKYYEAGARFAKWRAVLKIGPAGEPSELAVKQNAEGLARYALLCQENGLVPIVEPEILTDGAHDIKTCAAVTERVLAAVYKSLNDHKVLLEGTLLKPNMVTPGSDSPKVGAEVIAEYTVAALRRTVPPAVPGVVFLSGGQSEEEASQNLNAMNKLEVLKPWTLSFSFGRALQQSTLKKWAGKKENVASAQATFLVRCKANSEATLGKYDGAGAGAGDAAASESLHVKGYKY, encoded by the exons ATGTCTGCCTTCGTGGGAAAATACGCAG ATGAGCTGATCAAGACCGCCAAGTACATCGCGACGCCGAGCAAGGGCATCCTCGCCGCCGACGAGTCGACGGGCACCATCGGCAAGCGCCTGTCCAGCATCAATGTGGAGAACGTGGAGTCCAACCGGCAGGCGCTCCGCGAACTTCTCTTCACGGCGCCCGGCGCGTTCGAGTACCTCTCCGGGGTCATCCTCTTCGAGGAGACCCTCTACCAGAAGACCTCCAACGGCAAGCCGTTCGTGGACTTGCTCAATGCCGGCGGCGTCGTGCCCGGCATCAAGGTCGACAAGGGCACCGTGGAGATCGCCGGCACCAACGGCGAGACCACCACCCAGGGCCTCGACTCCCTAGGCGCGCGCTGCGCCAAGTACTACGAGGCCGGCGCGCGCTTCGCCAAGTGGCGCGCCGTGCTCAAGATCGGCCCCGCCGGAGAGCCGTCCGAGCTCGCCGTCAAGCAGAACGCCGAGGGGCTCGCCCGATACGCGCTGCTCTGCCAGGAGAACGGGCTCGTCCCCATCGTCGAGCCCGAGATCCTCACCGACGGCGCCCACGACATCAAGACCTGTGCCGCCGTCACCGAGCGCGTCCTCGCCGCCGTCTACAAGTCCCTCAATGACCACAAGGTACTCCTCGAGGGCACACTCCTCAAGCCCAACATGGTCACCCCCGGCTCCGACAGCCCCAAG gttGGCGCGGAGGTGATCGCGGAGTACACGGTGGCGGCGCTGCGGCGCACGGTGCCGCCGGCGGTGCCGGGGGTGGTGTTCCTGTCGGGCGGGCAGAGCGAGGAGGAGGCATCGCAGAACCTGAACGCCATGAACAAGCTGGAGGTGCTCAAGCCCTGGACGCTGTCCTTCTCCTTCGGCCGCGCGCTGCAGCAGAGCACCCTCAAGAAGTGGGCCGGCAAGAAAGAGAACGTCGCCTCCGCACAGGCCACCTTCCTCGTCCGGTGCAAGGCCAACTCCGAGGCCACACTTGGCAAGTacgacggcgccggcgccggcgccggtgacGCCGCAGCCTCTGAGAGCTTGCACGTCAAAGGGTACAAGTACTAA
- the LOC133927008 gene encoding E3 ubiquitin-protein ligase RGLG2-like, which produces MGQKDSKPSYNYSYDSGNTWSGYDSRYAGNTSSSYSARYAPSSENNVQPETHARLHRKYSRIGDDYRSLSQVTEALAQAGLESSNLIVGIDFTKSNEWTGKISFNRRCLHDIGSTPNPYEQAISIIGRTLSAFDEDNLIPCFGFGDASTHDQEVFSFYPENRPCNGFEEALERYREIVPTLRLAGPTSFAPMIETAIGIVDSTGGQYHVLLIIADGQVTRSVDTQSGQLSPQERDTIDAIVKASHFPLSIVLVGVGDGPWDMMHQFDDNIPARSFDNFQFVNFTEIMSKSIADDRKEAEFALSALMEIPTQYKATLDLQLLGRRQRIPPRIALPPPTRTAYSRSTSFSQQSGVYSRSSSFDQQTSGFQQRSESFKQQQPAATRRPDTYASESALEDRLLCPICMYKSKDLAFGCGHQTCYECGKDMERCPLCQQHITTRIRLY; this is translated from the exons ATGGGGCAAAAAGACTCCAAGCCTTCATATAACTATTCTTATGATTCTGGGAACACATggtcaggatatgattccagATATGCTGGAAATACATCCTCCAGTTATAGTGCAAGGTACGCGCCTTCTTCAGAGAACAATGTGCAGCCAGAAACACACGCCAGGTTGCACAGGAAGTATTCAAGGATTGGTGATGACTACCGCTCTTTGAGTCAG GTGACTGAAGCTTTGGCACAGGCAGGTCTTGAATCTTCAAATCTTATTGTAGGCATTGATTTTACAAAGAGCAATGAATGGACAG GTAAAATTTCTTTTAATCGTCGCTGTCTGCATGATATTGGAAGCACTCCAAACCCATATGAGCAAGCCATATCTATTATTGGAAGGACACTTTCAGCTTTTGATGAAGATAATTTGATTCCCTGCTTTGGATTTGGTGATG CGTCAACTCATGATCAGGAGGTATTCAGCTTTTACCCAGAGAACCGCCCATGCAACGGATTTGAAGAGGCGCTAGAAAGATACAGAGAAATAGTTCCAACTCTTCGATTAGCTG GACCAACATCTTTCGCTCCAATGATTGAGACAGCAATTGGAATTGTAGACAGCACTGGTGGCCAATATCATGTTCTTCTGATAATTGCTGATGGACAG GTTACCCGAAGTGTTGATACACAGTCTGGGCAATTAAGTCCACAGGAGCGGGATACAATTGATGCAATAGTAAAAGCTAG CCACTTTCCTTTATCTATTGTTCTTGTTGGGGTTGGTGATGGACCATGGGATATGATGCACCAGTTTGATGACAATATACCTGCTCGCTCATTTGACAATTTCCAG TTTGTAAATTTTACGGAGATTATGTCAAAGAGCATAGCAGATGATAGAAAGGAGGCAGAATTTGCATTGTCAGCACTGATGGAAATCCCTACACAGTACAAAGCAACACTTGATCTACAACTCTTAGG CCGCCGCCAAAGAATACCTCCAAGAATTGCTCTGCCACCACCAACAAGGACTGCTTATTCACGGTCTACTAGCTTTAGTCAACAGTCTGGTGTTTATTCACGATCTAGTAGCTTTGACCAACAAACAAGTGGCTTTCAGCAACGGTCTGAGAGCTTCAAACAGCAACAGCCTGCAGCCACAAGGAGACCTGACACCTATGCATCAGAAAGTGCTTTAGAGGACAGACTT CTGTGCCCCATTTGCATGTATAAATCGAAGGACCTCGCGTTTGGATGTGGACATCAG ACTTGCTACGAATGCGGAAAAGATATGGAACGCTGCCCTCTATGCCAGCAGCACATAACCACAAGGATCAGGCTCTACTGA
- the LOC133927013 gene encoding probable calcium-binding protein CML21: MGGVFGRHDSHKRSLHGSKLEAKMVDAMRQRASHGTSLKSFYSIIMKFPKIDESFRKCKTIFEQFDEDSNGEIDKEELKHCFQKLEISFTEEEISDLFEACDINEDMGMKFNEFIVFLCLVYLLNEPAVSEAKIKMGLGNLEATFETLVDAFVFLDKNKDGYVSKDEMIQAINETTTERSSGRIGMRRFEEMDWDKNGMVTFKEFLFAFTRWVGIDENEDDDE, encoded by the exons ATGGGGGGTGTATTTGGACGGCATGACAGCCACAAGCGGAGTTTGCATGGTTCAAAGTTGGAGGCGAAGATGGTGGATGCCATGCGGCAAAGAGCGTCGCATGGAACTTCGCTGAAATCGTTCTATAGTATCATCATGAAGTTTCCCAAAATTGACGAGAGTTTTAGAAAATGCAAGACAATCTTTGAGCAATTTG ATGAAGATTCCAATGGTGAAATAGATAAAGAGGAACTGAAGCATTGTTTCCAAAAACTTGAAATCTCATTCACGGAGGAGGAAATTAGTGATCTCTTTGAAGCTTGTGATATAAATGAAGATATGGGCATGAAATTCAATGAGTTCATTGTGTTTTTGTGCCTTGTTTATCTTCTCAATGAACCAGCTGTATCGGAAGCA AAGATAAAGATGGGATTAGGAAATCTTGAGGCAACTTTTGAGACCTTGGTTGATGCATTTGTCTTCTTGGATAAGAATAAAGATGGGTATGTGAGTAAGGATGAGATGATCCAAGCAATAAATGAGACCACAACAGAACGCTCTTCTGGGCGTATAGGCATGAGGAGATTTG AGGAAATGGATTGGGACAAGAATGGAATGGTGACATTCAAGGAATTTCTGTTTGCATTTACTCGCTGGGTAGGGATTGACGAGAATGAGGACGACGATGAATGA
- the LOC133927012 gene encoding ADP-ribosylation factor GTPase-activating protein AGD12-like — MRRAPKGKESSTTEPRRPSAAPVLCSRQTIAWEDAAEKFWRSKPRLAAKKTTSAAHHPIRFLLLQKSEGKRFAFASLRGAAAKMCSRDGADSGKASSDNTRKLKELLHKSDNRICADCSAPDPKWASSNIGVFICLKCSGAHRSLGTHVSKVLSVTLDQWSDDETNSMIEVGGNSYANAIYEAFLPKGYDKPHPNSTQEERTNFIRSKYELQEFLKPSLRITSNKSSLQPTDSRKDMGNASHFVSFNSEAGMVEFIGILKVKVIRGTKLAVRDLISSDPYVVLALGQQKAKTYVIKRNLNPVWNDELKLSVPQQYGPLKLQVFDHDMLSKDDKMGEAEVDLQPMISAATAFGDPDLLEDMQIGKWLMSPDNALARDSAVNVVAGKVKQEVSLRLQNVESGEVDLELEWIPLTP; from the exons ATGAGACGAGCTCCGAAAGGGAAAGAGTCGTCAACTACAGAACCCCGGCGACCATCGGCGGCCCCTGTGCTCTGCTCACGGCAGACAATCGCCTGGGAAGACGCAGCGGAGAAGTTCTGGAGATCTAAACCCCGACTCGCAGCCAAGAAAACTACTAGTGCAGCTCACCATCCAATCCGTTTCTTGCTCCTTCAGAAATCGGAGGGGAAAAG ATTTGCTTTTGCATCGTTGAGAGGAGCGGCGGCTAAGATGTGCAGCAGAGATGGTGCTGATAGTGGGAAGGCTTCCTCAG ATAACACGAGGAAGCTCAAAGAGTTGCTGCACAAGAGTGACAATCGCATATGTGCAGACTGCAGCGCACCTGATCCCAAATGGGC ATCATCTAACATTGGTGTATTCATATGcctaaaatgctctggtgcccACAGAAGCCTTGGAACACATGTATCAAAG GTTCTGTCTGTCACTCTAGATCAGTGGAGTGATGATGAGACTAACTCCATGATAGAAGTTGGTGGAAACTCTTACGCCAATGCTATATATGAGGCATTTTTGCCCAAGGGATATGACAAACCACATCCAAATTCCACCCAGGAAGAGAGAACAAATTTCATCAG GTCGAAGTATGAGTTGCAAGAATTTCTGAAGCCAAGCCTAAGGATAACTTCTAATAAGAGCTCTTTACAGCCTACCGACTCTCGGAAAGATATGGGCAACGCCTCTCATTTTGTTAGTTTCAACAGTGAG GCTGGCATGGTTGAGTTTATTGGAATACTAAAAGTTAAAGTGATAAGAGGGACTAAATTAGCTGTAAGAGACCTGATAAGTAGTGACCCCTATGTTGTACTGGCCCTTGGACAGCAG AAAGCAAAGACTTATGTGATTAAACGCAATCTGAATCCTGTTTGGAATGACGAGCTTAAGCTGTCAGTTCCTCAGCAGTATGGACCTCTCAAACTT CAAGTGTTCGACCATGACATGCTATCAAAGGACGACAAAATGGGCGAGGCCGAGGTCGACCTGCAGCCGATGATCAGCGCGGCGACGGCGTTCGGCGACCCCGACCTGCTCGAGGATATGCAGATCGGCAAGTGGCTCATGTCCCCGGACAACGCGCTGGCCAGGGACAGCGCCGTCAACGTCGTCGCCGGCAAGGTGAAGCAGGAGGTCTCGTTGAGGCTGCAGAACGTGGAGTCCGGGGAGGTGGACCTGGAGCTGGAGTGGATACCTCTCACTCCATAG
- the LOC133927007 gene encoding vacuolar protein sorting-associated protein 32 homolog 2-like: protein MSGVFGRVFGKSREQSQATALASLDKLNETLEMLEKKENLLVKKANLEVEKAKNFTKAKNKRAAIQCLKRKRLYEQQIEQLGNFQLRIHDQMIMLEAAKATTETVDALRTGASAMKAMHKSTNIDDVDKTMDEINDNMDNMRQIQDLLSTPMGAAADFDEDELEAELADLEGEELEAELLAPTTAAPTAPMRVPTAQQSTRPSAQSSKTEDDELAALQAEMAM from the exons ATGTCGGGCGTGTTCGGCAGGGTGTTCGGAAAGTCCAGGGAGCAGAGCCAGGCCACCGCGTTGGCCTCGCTCGACAAGCTCAACGAG ACTCTTGAAATGttagaaaagaaggaaaatttGCTAGTTAAGAAGGCAAATCTTGAGGTTGAGAAGGCCAAGAATTTCACTAAAGCCAAGAACAAAAGAG CCGCAATTCAGTGCTTGAAGAGGAAGAGGCTATATGAGCAACAGATTGAGCAGCTTGGCAATTTCCAGCTGAGGATACATGATCAG ATGATAATGCTGGAAGCTGCAAAAGCTACAACAGAGACTGTGGATGCATTGAGAACTGGAGCATCGGCAATGAAAGCTATGCACAAGTCAAC AAATATTGATGATGTTGACAAAACGATGGATgaaattaatgacaatatggaTAACATGAGACAAATTCAGGATCTACTGTCAACACCTATGGGAGCAGCAGCTGATTTTGATGag GATGAACTGGAAGCTGAACTTGCGgatttggagggggaggagttggaggCAGAGCTGCTTGCACCCACCACGGCAGCTCCTACCGCTCCAATGCGTGTACCTACTGCTCAGCAGTCCACTCGGCCCTCTGCCCAGAGTAGTAAAACAGAAGATGACGAGCTGGCCGCTCTACAGGCAGAAATGGCTATGTAA